A part of Melittangium boletus DSM 14713 genomic DNA contains:
- the istB gene encoding IS21-like element helper ATPase IstB — MSHELVHARVREHLERLRLGHLAERLDALLAEAARGEPTYLDFLDALLSEEMGAKQRKRVSMGITIAHFPAVKTLEDFDFKAQPSVDAKLVRELATGRFIAQAQNVLLFGPPGVGKTHLAIGLGRAAVESGHSVLFTSATALLAALAKAESEGVLKDKLNYFAKPKLLVVDELGYLPFEKRSAHLFFQLVARRYEKGSLLLTTNQLVGQWGGVFGDDVLAAAILDRLLHHSHTLLIQGDSYRLRQKRKAGLLGRGSPQTPDAGAEPGR, encoded by the coding sequence ATGAGCCACGAGCTGGTCCACGCGCGCGTGCGCGAGCACCTGGAGCGGCTGAGGCTGGGACACCTGGCCGAGAGGTTGGACGCGTTGCTGGCGGAGGCGGCACGCGGCGAGCCCACGTACCTGGACTTCCTCGACGCGCTGCTGAGCGAGGAGATGGGGGCCAAGCAGCGCAAGCGCGTGAGCATGGGGATAACAATCGCGCACTTCCCCGCGGTGAAGACGCTGGAGGACTTCGACTTCAAGGCGCAGCCCTCGGTGGACGCGAAGCTGGTGCGGGAGCTGGCCACGGGACGCTTCATCGCCCAGGCGCAGAATGTGCTGCTCTTCGGCCCACCGGGCGTGGGCAAGACGCACCTGGCGATTGGGCTGGGCCGCGCGGCGGTGGAGAGCGGACACTCGGTGCTCTTCACCAGCGCCACGGCACTGCTGGCGGCGCTGGCCAAGGCCGAAAGCGAGGGCGTGCTCAAGGACAAGCTCAACTACTTCGCCAAGCCCAAGCTGCTGGTGGTGGACGAGTTGGGCTACCTGCCCTTCGAGAAGCGCAGTGCCCACCTCTTCTTCCAACTGGTGGCGCGTCGCTACGAGAAGGGCAGCCTGCTTCTCACCACCAATCAGCTGGTGGGCCAGTGGGGCGGCGTCTTCGGCGATGACGTGCTGGCGGCGGCCATCCTCGACCGACTGTTGCACCACAGCCACACGCTGCTGATTCAAGGCGACAGCTACCGGCTGCGGCAGAAGCGCAAGGCCGGGCTGCTGGGCCGTGGCTCGCCGCAGACCCCTGACGCCGGAGCAGAACCCGGGCGCTGA
- a CDS encoding glycoside hydrolase family 88 protein: MGAWGALAAHPALAFDNAAAERVLEVARSKLARTAAQTPVGQYPKSSRPDGTWLLVPANNMIGWTQGFFPGELWLMYDQSRATDWKTRAETWTRPLELQQYNRQTHDLGFKLMTSYGLAYRLTADPYYKQVLLTAAGSLASRFNPKVGIISCCDWNPDWHLPMVNDTMMNLELLLWGARNGGQSGWRDMALLHALRTLEDIVRPNGSTYHVVDYDPNTGARLFRGTYQGYANESTWARGHAWTVYGFTMVYRYTRDPRMLDAALRVTDYYLSRLSPDGVPLWDLDTPEALKDSSTAAAIASALLELSNYVPDAERKTRYWNEALRMLDALSSPAYLSTTDASPGLLLHGVGNRPANQEVDVSLIYGDYYFLEAIRRFQRQTRPPSASDWYSKLGFAAATHDLGSGNTGVQMVQFDVTPLNTLLDATLGYADSATSVTAFSQLSMLIRMNASGFFDVRNGASYAATNSVPYEPLSTYHVRMLTDLAAGQYSVWVTPPGGTEILLADRFAFQTGAPPIDDLGKLVLRSGFTDDDYRVSGHKVESGVWPSQPGFYLGTRSLGSGNTGVQVAEFDVTPRTYPLDGVIGYADSSTLVLGRTELAVHMRLNPAGFFDAYNATRYSASASVPYVANATYHVRMVIDLPARCYSIWIRPPGGAEVLLANNFGFRSDAPATDDLGRISLKSTAAGEFWVVGHTLRPATSASSPTPEP; the protein is encoded by the coding sequence GTGGGTGCTTGGGGAGCCCTCGCGGCCCATCCCGCGCTCGCTTTCGACAACGCCGCGGCGGAGCGGGTCCTCGAAGTCGCTCGGAGCAAGCTGGCGCGCACGGCGGCGCAAACGCCGGTGGGGCAATACCCCAAGAGCTCCCGGCCCGATGGAACCTGGCTGCTCGTTCCCGCCAACAACATGATCGGTTGGACGCAGGGGTTCTTCCCCGGTGAACTCTGGCTCATGTACGACCAGTCGCGCGCCACCGACTGGAAGACCCGGGCGGAGACCTGGACCCGTCCGCTCGAGCTCCAGCAGTACAACCGACAGACGCACGATCTGGGCTTCAAGCTCATGACCAGCTACGGCCTCGCATACCGGTTGACGGCCGATCCCTATTACAAGCAGGTCCTGCTGACGGCGGCCGGCTCACTGGCCTCTCGCTTCAATCCCAAGGTGGGCATCATCAGTTGCTGCGATTGGAACCCGGACTGGCATCTGCCCATGGTCAACGACACGATGATGAACCTGGAGCTGCTGCTGTGGGGGGCCCGGAATGGAGGACAGAGCGGCTGGCGGGACATGGCGCTCCTGCATGCCCTGCGAACCCTGGAGGACATCGTCCGCCCGAACGGAAGCACCTACCATGTGGTGGACTACGATCCGAACACGGGGGCACGTCTCTTCCGGGGCACCTATCAAGGGTACGCGAACGAGTCCACCTGGGCCCGTGGACACGCCTGGACCGTGTATGGCTTCACCATGGTCTACCGCTACACCCGCGACCCCCGCATGCTGGACGCGGCCCTGCGGGTGACGGACTACTACCTGAGCCGGCTGTCACCGGATGGAGTTCCCCTCTGGGATCTCGATACGCCGGAAGCGCTGAAGGACTCCTCCACGGCCGCGGCCATCGCGTCGGCGCTCCTGGAGTTGAGCAACTACGTGCCCGATGCGGAGCGGAAGACACGGTACTGGAACGAGGCGCTGCGGATGCTCGATGCGCTCAGCTCCCCGGCCTACCTGTCCACGACGGACGCGAGCCCCGGGCTCCTGCTACACGGCGTGGGCAATCGACCCGCCAACCAGGAAGTGGATGTGAGCCTCATCTATGGGGACTACTACTTCCTCGAGGCCATTCGCCGCTTCCAGCGTCAGACCCGGCCCCCCTCCGCCTCCGACTGGTACTCGAAGCTGGGCTTCGCCGCGGCCACGCATGACCTGGGCAGTGGCAACACCGGCGTCCAGATGGTCCAGTTCGATGTGACGCCGCTCAACACGTTGCTCGACGCCACCCTGGGCTACGCGGACAGCGCCACCTCCGTCACCGCGTTCTCCCAGCTGTCCATGCTCATCCGCATGAACGCGAGCGGGTTCTTCGACGTGCGCAACGGGGCCTCCTACGCCGCCACCAACTCCGTGCCCTACGAGCCGCTGTCCACCTATCACGTCCGCATGCTGACCGACCTCGCGGCGGGGCAGTACAGCGTCTGGGTGACGCCTCCGGGCGGCACGGAAATCCTCCTGGCGGATCGCTTCGCCTTCCAGACGGGTGCTCCGCCCATCGACGATCTCGGCAAGCTCGTGCTCCGGAGCGGCTTCACGGACGATGATTACCGGGTGTCGGGCCACAAGGTGGAGAGCGGCGTCTGGCCGTCCCAGCCCGGTTTCTACCTGGGCACGCGAAGCCTGGGCTCCGGTAACACCGGCGTCCAGGTGGCCGAGTTCGACGTGACACCTCGGACCTACCCACTGGATGGAGTCATCGGCTACGCGGACAGCTCCACCCTCGTCCTGGGTCGCACCGAGCTGGCGGTGCACATGCGCCTGAACCCCGCCGGCTTCTTCGATGCGTACAACGCCACGCGCTATTCCGCCTCCGCCTCCGTGCCCTACGTGGCCAATGCCACCTACCACGTCCGGATGGTGATCGATCTGCCCGCCAGGTGTTACAGCATCTGGATCAGGCCGCCCGGGGGCGCGGAGGTGCTGCTGGCCAACAACTTCGGCTTCCGCTCCGACGCACCCGCCACGGATGACCTCGGGCGGATATCGCTCAAGAGCACCGCCGCGGGCGAGTTCTGGGTGGTGGGTCATACCTTGAGGCCCGCCACGAGCGCCTCTTCGCCGACGCCGGAGCCGTGA
- a CDS encoding AAA family ATPase, protein MAASDAATGTLDFSTPILCQQLWSGDYQVFPVVAPALASHGPSLEACLAEQRLFLEEHLSQAEPEELSRFSLPAQVRLEMMEILATRADLPKRLVQATSIEMAVIIVPFSEETWVFVPALEHTVFVGRNQDVLATVRADVERLLAARELSGPEFLRLLPPRTTTLESLDLSLRRQDASDKARKAKKRQEEKLKRDQAHEVLLSVSTPLHARDEARHGPPLLGRDTELSLLSTLAGGEKRQGVLLVGPELAGKTELLQAWLRAEHKAGRARRVYATSGSRLIAGMSGFGQWQERVLRVMRAAQELDAVLYFENLGELLAQHSAESINIPGAMKPFLEEGRVRLIGELTPEALDLLENQHPGFLAVLTRVRLEPLGTRPTREALRLRAAWQKHAEPSRPFLADDAVDPLVELAERYLPGRALPGKAIRLYEELRAGLHQERTGDGRVPQLTRSRLYSLFSLKTGVPEFLLREDRALIASDVEAYFRRQLVGQEVAVRRVVETLCMVKAGLQPQGKPLATFLFVGPTGVGKTELARLLATFLFGSPERMFRFDMSEFMDSWAAERLIRGNAQGQGLLTRRVRQQPFCVLLLDEIEKAHPAVFDLLLQVCGEGRLTDTQGRTAWFHNALIIMTSNLGVAHRRAPLGIGATEVDDSAYYLREVHRHFRPEFVNRIDQLIAFHPLTPEQIQEVARLAVNKLGQRRGLLQRGLSLDVPPDITSALAATGYQEAYGARGLRRHLEQRLVVPLARALSAAGPDAQGSELILSPNPEGFTVALSRGSPKQVRNQLERVEAMRRARGELDTLLRMDAAERLGEQLRFLVAQLAREHRQLRGPEAVSIGQQQSEHGRLDFLWTQVERLRASISTAEELALLALFEQQDVTPFVEEAHAQMRALRLLLPSVLLALQPQRDGITLIVQEAGEARAMERWLLPLLEELPRRGWVAGGRVSVPRRSEPQRRDWSEEVLSAEALKVALRAPESSFREVLVSVGGPYAGSFLSLEAGLHRFPPLEEKKEPLFLTVNPVAMTTHLSQKELELPVIAPPENPPLAQLRLLPAVREHLPEGDVFIGDGSRRVAMEGQGYFQALEWVLLEHVLLLESASQFDPESAPAFPIDVLRSAAS, encoded by the coding sequence ATGGCCGCTTCCGACGCCGCGACCGGGACACTCGACTTCTCGACTCCGATCCTCTGCCAACAGCTCTGGAGTGGCGACTACCAGGTGTTCCCCGTGGTGGCGCCCGCCCTGGCGAGCCATGGGCCTTCCCTGGAGGCCTGTCTCGCCGAGCAGCGGCTGTTCCTCGAGGAGCATCTGTCCCAGGCGGAGCCCGAGGAGCTGTCCCGCTTCTCCCTTCCCGCCCAGGTGCGGCTCGAGATGATGGAGATCCTGGCGACGCGCGCCGACCTGCCCAAGCGCCTCGTCCAGGCCACCTCCATCGAGATGGCCGTCATCATCGTCCCCTTCTCCGAGGAGACGTGGGTGTTCGTTCCCGCCTTGGAGCACACGGTCTTCGTGGGGCGGAACCAGGACGTTCTCGCGACGGTGCGCGCCGACGTGGAGCGGTTGCTCGCCGCGCGGGAGCTCTCCGGCCCCGAGTTCCTGCGGTTGTTGCCCCCGCGGACGACGACGCTCGAATCCCTCGACCTCTCGCTCCGGCGCCAGGACGCGAGCGACAAGGCCCGCAAGGCGAAGAAGCGGCAGGAGGAAAAGCTCAAGCGGGATCAGGCGCATGAAGTGCTCCTCTCCGTGTCCACGCCGCTGCACGCACGGGACGAGGCTCGTCATGGGCCGCCGCTCCTGGGCCGGGACACCGAGCTCTCCCTGCTGTCCACCCTGGCCGGTGGTGAGAAACGCCAGGGGGTGCTGCTCGTGGGTCCGGAGCTGGCGGGCAAGACGGAATTGCTCCAGGCGTGGCTGCGCGCGGAACACAAGGCGGGCCGTGCCCGGCGTGTCTACGCGACAAGTGGTTCCCGGCTGATCGCGGGCATGTCTGGCTTTGGTCAGTGGCAGGAGCGCGTCCTGAGGGTGATGCGCGCCGCCCAGGAACTCGACGCCGTCCTCTACTTCGAGAACCTGGGTGAACTGCTCGCCCAGCACTCCGCCGAGTCCATCAACATCCCCGGCGCGATGAAGCCCTTCCTGGAAGAGGGCAGGGTGCGGTTGATCGGAGAACTCACGCCCGAGGCGCTCGACCTGCTGGAGAACCAGCACCCGGGTTTCCTCGCCGTCCTCACGCGCGTGCGCCTGGAGCCGCTGGGCACGCGGCCGACCCGGGAAGCCTTGCGCCTGCGCGCCGCCTGGCAGAAGCACGCCGAGCCCTCCCGGCCCTTCCTGGCCGATGACGCGGTGGATCCTCTCGTGGAGCTGGCCGAGCGCTACCTGCCGGGCCGCGCGCTGCCAGGCAAGGCGATCCGGTTGTACGAAGAACTGCGCGCGGGCCTGCACCAGGAGCGCACCGGGGATGGCCGCGTTCCCCAGCTCACCCGCTCGCGGCTCTACTCCCTCTTCAGCCTCAAGACGGGTGTGCCCGAGTTCCTGCTCCGTGAGGATCGCGCGCTGATCGCCTCGGACGTCGAGGCGTACTTCCGCCGCCAGCTCGTGGGCCAGGAGGTGGCCGTGCGCCGCGTCGTGGAGACGCTGTGCATGGTGAAGGCGGGGCTCCAACCCCAGGGCAAGCCGCTCGCCACCTTCCTCTTCGTGGGCCCCACCGGCGTGGGCAAGACGGAGCTGGCGCGGCTGCTCGCCACGTTCCTCTTCGGCTCGCCGGAGCGGATGTTCCGCTTCGACATGAGCGAGTTCATGGACTCGTGGGCCGCCGAACGGCTCATCCGGGGCAATGCCCAGGGGCAGGGGCTGCTCACGCGGCGGGTGCGTCAGCAGCCCTTCTGCGTGCTCCTGCTCGACGAGATCGAGAAGGCCCACCCCGCGGTGTTCGATCTGCTCCTGCAGGTGTGCGGGGAAGGGAGGCTCACCGATACGCAAGGGCGGACGGCCTGGTTCCACAACGCCCTCATCATCATGACGAGCAACCTCGGGGTGGCGCACCGCCGCGCTCCGCTGGGCATCGGGGCCACCGAGGTGGATGACAGTGCCTACTACCTGCGCGAAGTGCACCGGCACTTCCGGCCCGAGTTCGTCAACCGCATCGACCAGCTCATCGCCTTCCATCCGCTCACGCCCGAGCAGATCCAGGAGGTGGCCCGGCTCGCCGTGAACAAGCTGGGACAGCGGCGCGGATTGCTCCAGCGCGGGCTCTCGCTCGACGTGCCCCCTGACATCACCTCCGCGCTCGCCGCGACGGGCTACCAGGAGGCCTACGGCGCTCGCGGGCTGCGCAGGCATCTGGAGCAACGGCTCGTCGTTCCCCTGGCCCGCGCGCTCTCCGCCGCTGGGCCGGATGCGCAGGGGAGCGAGCTGATTCTGTCCCCCAATCCCGAGGGCTTCACGGTGGCGCTCTCCCGGGGCAGCCCGAAGCAGGTGCGCAACCAGTTGGAGCGCGTCGAGGCCATGCGGAGGGCACGCGGGGAACTCGACACCCTCCTGCGCATGGACGCGGCCGAGCGCCTGGGAGAACAGCTTCGCTTCCTCGTCGCCCAGCTCGCGCGGGAACACCGCCAGCTGCGAGGTCCCGAGGCCGTCTCCATCGGCCAACAACAATCCGAGCACGGCCGGCTCGACTTCCTCTGGACCCAGGTCGAGCGGCTGCGTGCCTCGATTTCGACCGCCGAGGAGCTGGCCCTGCTCGCCCTCTTCGAGCAGCAGGACGTCACGCCCTTCGTGGAGGAGGCCCATGCGCAGATGCGCGCCTTGCGCCTGCTCCTGCCCTCGGTGCTGCTCGCCCTGCAACCCCAGCGTGACGGCATCACGCTCATCGTCCAGGAGGCCGGGGAAGCGCGCGCGATGGAGCGCTGGCTCCTGCCCCTGCTCGAGGAACTGCCCCGGCGCGGTTGGGTGGCGGGGGGCCGCGTCTCCGTGCCTCGGCGCTCCGAGCCCCAGCGGCGGGACTGGTCGGAGGAGGTCCTGTCCGCCGAGGCGTTGAAGGTGGCGCTACGTGCCCCCGAGAGCTCCTTCCGGGAGGTGTTGGTGTCGGTGGGGGGGCCCTACGCCGGCTCCTTCCTGTCGCTCGAAGCCGGGCTGCACCGTTTCCCGCCCCTGGAGGAGAAGAAGGAGCCGCTCTTCCTCACCGTGAATCCCGTGGCGATGACGACCCATCTGTCCCAGAAGGAGCTCGAACTGCCCGTTATCGCGCCCCCCGAGAACCCGCCGCTCGCGCAACTCCGGTTGCTGCCCGCCGTCCGTGAACATCTTCCCGAGGGGGATGTCTTCATTGGCGACGGCTCCCGGAGGGTGGCGATGGAGGGGCAGGGCTACTTCCAGGCGTTGGAGTGGGTCCTCCTCGAGCACGTCCTCCTCCTGGAGTCCGCCAGTCAATTCGATCCCGAGAGCGCTCCGGCGTTCCCGATCGACGTGCTCCGGAGTGCCGCGTCATGA
- a CDS encoding MerR family transcriptional regulator, translating to MEWSIQDIARLAGTTSRTLRHYDDVGLLKPSRIGSNGYRYYDQAALVRLQRILLLRELGLGLPAIAEVLEGQKDTAKALQTHLSWLRQEQQRLGRQIQSVETTIRKMKEGEPLMADEILDGFDNSQYEQEVVERWGREAYDKSNREWAALGKERQRELMAEQDRVARALAEASVRGEDTASDEVQALVRRHYAWVSFFWEPNREAYINLGEMYVADPRFTAHYDQHAKGAARFIRDAMRVFAEKNLS from the coding sequence ATGGAATGGTCCATCCAGGACATCGCCCGCCTGGCGGGAACGACGAGCCGCACCCTGCGTCACTACGACGACGTGGGCCTGCTCAAGCCGAGCCGCATCGGGAGCAACGGCTATCGCTACTACGATCAAGCGGCGCTCGTGCGCCTGCAACGCATCCTGCTGTTGAGGGAACTCGGCCTGGGGCTGCCCGCCATCGCCGAGGTGCTGGAGGGGCAGAAGGACACCGCCAAGGCATTGCAGACCCACCTGTCATGGCTGCGTCAGGAGCAACAACGGCTGGGGCGGCAAATCCAGTCGGTGGAAACGACGATTCGCAAGATGAAGGAAGGAGAACCACTCATGGCGGACGAGATTCTCGATGGTTTCGACAACAGCCAGTACGAGCAGGAAGTCGTCGAACGGTGGGGCCGCGAGGCCTACGACAAGAGCAACCGCGAGTGGGCCGCGCTGGGAAAGGAGCGGCAGCGCGAACTCATGGCGGAGCAGGACCGGGTCGCCCGGGCGCTCGCGGAGGCGAGCGTGCGCGGAGAGGACACCGCGAGTGACGAGGTCCAGGCGCTGGTGCGCCGGCACTACGCCTGGGTCTCGTTCTTCTGGGAACCCAACCGCGAGGCCTACATCAACCTGGGCGAGATGTACGTCGCGGATCCCCGCTTCACCGCCCACTACGATCAGCACGCGAAGGGGGCGGCTCGATTCATCCGGGACGCCATGCGCGTCTTCGCGGAGAAGAACCTTTCCTGA
- a CDS encoding IS701 family transposase — protein sequence MSSSAIVSDNNEAVLVQKWEQEWRRVREWVEPHFARPETRASAEALLQGLLARVERKNSWGLSEEVGRATPYAFQHLLNGAHWDEDALRDDVLTYARERLGEGGVLSMDETGFLKKGDKSAGVARQYSGTAGRIENCQIGVFLAYVTEKGHCLVDRELYLPEHWLEDPDRCRQAGIPRRVRFQTKPELARAMLQRAFDAGLRPEWVVGDEVYGRDGELRRFLESQSQRYVLAVASNTYAWRGVEQVTAGEVLKEVKRREWTRLSAGAGAKGPRRYDWARVRVNSHEGTQARWFLFRRSVSEESEVSFYLVHAPATTSLAAMVEAAGKRWPVEECFESAKGEVGLDDYEVRKWRGWYRHMTLCLVAHAFLAAARVMANASEKEHPVPKRLGPPHRSSRMGAFRRRRGLSLSASVFRK from the coding sequence ATGTCCAGCAGCGCCATCGTCTCGGACAACAACGAAGCGGTGCTCGTCCAGAAATGGGAGCAGGAGTGGCGCCGCGTGCGGGAGTGGGTGGAGCCCCACTTCGCACGTCCGGAGACACGAGCCTCGGCGGAGGCTCTGTTGCAAGGGTTGCTGGCCCGAGTCGAGCGCAAGAACTCCTGGGGCTTGAGCGAGGAGGTGGGCAGGGCGACGCCCTACGCCTTTCAACATCTGCTCAACGGGGCGCACTGGGACGAGGACGCGCTGCGGGATGACGTGTTGACGTATGCCCGCGAGCGACTGGGCGAGGGGGGAGTCTTGTCCATGGATGAGACAGGCTTCTTGAAGAAGGGGGACAAGTCCGCGGGAGTGGCCCGGCAGTACAGTGGCACGGCGGGCCGCATTGAGAATTGCCAGATAGGCGTCTTCCTGGCCTACGTCACCGAGAAGGGCCACTGCCTGGTGGACCGCGAACTGTACCTGCCCGAGCACTGGCTGGAGGACCCGGACCGATGTCGTCAGGCGGGAATTCCACGGCGGGTGCGATTCCAGACGAAACCCGAGCTGGCGCGAGCCATGCTCCAGCGGGCCTTCGACGCGGGACTCCGTCCCGAGTGGGTGGTGGGAGATGAGGTGTATGGCCGGGATGGAGAGTTGCGACGGTTTTTGGAGAGCCAGTCGCAACGGTATGTCCTGGCGGTGGCCTCCAATACCTACGCCTGGCGCGGGGTGGAGCAGGTGACGGCGGGAGAAGTCTTGAAAGAGGTGAAGAGGCGAGAATGGACGAGGCTGTCGGCGGGGGCGGGAGCCAAGGGACCGCGCAGGTATGACTGGGCGCGAGTCCGAGTCAATTCGCATGAGGGGACCCAGGCGCGGTGGTTTCTCTTCCGTCGAAGCGTGTCGGAGGAGAGCGAGGTGAGCTTTTATCTGGTGCATGCACCGGCCACGACGTCGCTGGCCGCCATGGTGGAAGCGGCCGGCAAGCGCTGGCCGGTGGAGGAATGTTTCGAGTCGGCCAAGGGGGAGGTGGGACTGGACGACTATGAGGTGAGGAAATGGCGAGGGTGGTACCGCCACATGACGTTGTGCCTGGTAGCACATGCATTCCTGGCGGCCGCGCGAGTCATGGCCAACGCGTCCGAGAAGGAGCACCCAGTCCCAAAACGCCTGGGCCCGCCGCATCGAAGCAGTCGCATGGGAGCGTTTCGACGGCGGCGAGGCCTGTCCTTATCCGCTTCAGTGTTCAGGAAGTGA
- the istA gene encoding IS21 family transposase produces the protein MVEQEVVRRIRVLAEAGWGHKRIAREVGVARNTVRRYVRAGRAAEKQVRPKARRLTEAEQQRAVELWTGAAEGNAVVVKALLAQEGVEAGVRTVQRAVEEKRRQEHAAQVATVRFETKPGQQMQVDFGEKKVRLGGQWVKVFLLVAVLSFSRRLFVRAFLNQRGDDWREGVAAAFVHFGGVVLEVLGDNARPLVEKHDRRAGTVRFHPGWVEFCRDWDVTPKACGPYRARTKGKTESGVKYVKRNALAGREFDSFGELERHLAEWMAEADMRVHGTTHERPLDRFEREEKAALRALPARALPRRQQRLKRKVANDALVDVDTVRYSVPHRLVRESVEVQVGDSEVRIFHAGVLVATHARGKEPHGRVVDEAHWEGLWRARAVQPVEGSGGKLSALGRSLEDYAAVVEQGARRGAA, from the coding sequence ATGGTGGAGCAGGAAGTGGTGCGGCGCATCCGCGTGCTGGCGGAGGCGGGCTGGGGCCACAAGCGGATAGCGCGCGAGGTGGGCGTGGCGCGCAACACGGTGCGGCGCTACGTGCGCGCGGGCCGAGCGGCCGAGAAGCAGGTGAGGCCCAAGGCGAGGCGGCTCACCGAGGCCGAGCAGCAGCGAGCGGTGGAGTTGTGGACGGGAGCGGCGGAGGGCAACGCCGTGGTGGTCAAGGCGCTGCTGGCGCAGGAGGGCGTGGAGGCAGGCGTGCGCACCGTGCAGCGAGCGGTGGAGGAGAAGCGACGACAGGAGCACGCGGCACAGGTGGCCACGGTGCGCTTCGAGACGAAGCCAGGGCAGCAGATGCAGGTGGACTTCGGCGAGAAGAAGGTGCGGCTGGGAGGGCAGTGGGTGAAGGTGTTCCTGCTGGTGGCCGTGCTGAGCTTCTCGCGGCGGCTGTTCGTGCGCGCCTTCCTCAATCAGCGCGGAGACGACTGGAGAGAGGGAGTGGCGGCGGCGTTCGTGCACTTCGGAGGCGTGGTGCTGGAGGTGCTGGGGGACAACGCGCGGCCCCTGGTGGAGAAGCACGACAGACGGGCCGGCACGGTGCGCTTCCACCCGGGCTGGGTGGAGTTCTGCCGCGACTGGGACGTGACGCCCAAGGCGTGCGGGCCGTACCGCGCGCGCACCAAGGGCAAGACGGAGTCGGGCGTCAAGTACGTCAAGCGCAACGCGCTGGCGGGCCGGGAGTTCGACTCCTTCGGCGAGCTGGAGAGGCACCTGGCCGAGTGGATGGCAGAAGCGGACATGCGCGTGCACGGCACCACGCACGAGCGGCCCCTGGACAGGTTCGAGCGAGAGGAGAAGGCGGCGCTGCGAGCGCTGCCCGCGCGTGCGCTGCCGCGTCGTCAGCAGAGGCTCAAGCGCAAGGTGGCCAACGACGCGCTGGTGGACGTGGACACGGTGCGCTACAGCGTGCCGCACCGGCTGGTGCGCGAGAGCGTCGAGGTGCAGGTGGGAGACAGCGAGGTGCGCATCTTCCACGCCGGAGTGCTGGTGGCCACCCACGCGCGGGGCAAGGAGCCGCATGGCAGAGTCGTCGACGAGGCGCACTGGGAGGGCCTGTGGCGAGCGCGCGCCGTGCAGCCCGTGGAGGGCAGCGGCGGCAAGCTGAGCGCGCTCGGGCGCTCGCTGGAGGACTACGCGGCGGTGGTGGAGCAGGGCGCGCGGCGAGGTGCGGCATGA